The segment TTTCAATATCATCCAAAACGCGCATCACATGGTCCAGCCCGGAGACCGCCATCCAGTTGTCCATTTTTGCGGCGCGAATGGTGCTGCCCAATTGCGCCCAGCCGGAGTGAAAAGAAAAATTTTCCGGTACATCTTTTTCAGCATCAAACTCTTCTTTGATGGCGATCACATGCGGATAAAGTAGGCGATAAATGTCTTTTATGGAAACCACGCCGTCGAACCAAGAGGTAGATTTTTCCGCCGGCTGCTTGATGGAGACAACTTTTGCCGGGCAGGGCGCAATGTAAATAATGCCTATTTCTGAAGGCTTAAGCCTCAGTTTTTGGGGAAATGTTTTTCTGATTTCGCGCGCGGTGACTTCTCGCGGCACGTCGAGCGGAAGAATTTGCTTTACCAGTCCCGGGTATTTTACCTGAATCAGGCGAATCAGTGCCGGGCAATGGGAAGAAATGAGCGGCAAGGGACCGTCGTATTGTTCTAAAAATTGTTTTAAAACATAAGCCATTACCGACGAAGAGAAATTCATGTCTACAACAGCGTCAAAACCTAATTGCTTGAGTGCGAGATGAACAATATAAGGATGTATCGAAGCATCAAACTGAGAATAGAGCACTGCCGTCGGGACGACGACTTTATATTTGAAATGATCGAATTCTTCCAATAAATCAGTAATGCTCATAATGGCGTTTGAAGGGCAGACGGTCAGGCAGGTGCCGCAATCAACGCACAGCTCTTGGGAAAACTGAGCTTTTCCGTCACGGATGCGAATCGCCTGCGTGGGGCAAGAATGCATACATTTCAAATGTCCGGTGCATCTATCCGATTCGATTTGGTGAGCGTGGAAATAAGTTGCCATGGCATATCCTTTTTTTCAAATGAAAGGCACCACTAGCAAAAACAATGAACATCGAAAAAAGGGCGGAGCAAAAATCAAAAAGTCAGGAATTAATGACAAAATTCAATGTGAGTCGCGTTCCTTTTCCCACTTCACTTTCAATTTGCAAATCATCGGTGTTCCTTTTGATGTTCGGCAATCCCATGCCGGAGCCAAAACCCATCGCTCGCATTTCGTCGGTTGCAGTAGTGTAACCTTCCTGGAGCGCGAGATCGATATCAGCGATGCCTTTTCCGACATCATCTACGACGATCTGTATCGAGTCCGGTGTGAGTCTGAGTGTGACCTGTGCGTGTTTCGCGTGCATCACCACGTTCATTTCCGCCTCGTAGGTGGAAATCGCCACGCGTCGAATGATTTGATGATCCAGTCCGATCTTCTTTAGAATAGCTTTGATTTCGGTGGAAACCGCGCCGGCATTGGCGAAGTCATCTCCATTGATGCTGAAATTTTCCGTTAATGATAAATCCTCAATCTGATCGCCTGATTTGCCTTTTTTAAACTTTGCCTGAGATTTTCCTGATTGAATTTCGTAAATTCGCGCGCACGATTCATACATATCCAGCGTCGTTGACAAAATAACAAGATCGTGCTGGTCCGCAATTTTCAGCGCGTTATCTTTCGGCTTTTTGCCGCGAATGAACACGACGCCTTTGAATTCCGCCATGTGCGCGGAAATTACCGCCTGCTGCGTCGCCAGACCCGTGAGCAAAATGGCATCCGCCTTGCCGTACGCAAGCACGTCGCTCATTAGGTCAGAAGCGTAAATTTGCTCAATTTCCCCGTTCACAGATTTGATTTGAGAAAGAAAAATAGCATTGAGCGCTCGTTGTATCTGCTGAATGGTCATTCCACGGTTCGCTTCTGATTATTAATTACCCCTAACAAACCGGATTCTCTTCAAGAAGTCTGGTTCGTTTACAGGCGGGATTAATTCTATTTGAGCAGGGAATAGAGTTGACCAGCGATTTCGAAAGTCGGCGCGTCAGTCGCCAAAATCGCTATGTCGTGTTTATTCGCCAATTCGATGGTATCTTCCGGCGGTTTTTTGCCGCTGGTAATGACAATCGCCGCCACGTCGACCAGATTGGCTGCCGGCACGATGGATTTGTGCGTTTGCACGGTCAGCCACAAATCGCCTGAATTGGCGCCCGCCATGACGTCGCTGATCATGTCGGAGGCAAAGACCCCTTTGACTTCCCGATCAGTAAATTGGCTCAGCTTTTCAAAATCGACTTTATTGCAAAGTTCGTTGATCGTCATGAATCTTCTCCTGAAATTCTTTGGTCATGTTCATTAAAATAGTGGTTTTCTTTCTGCTGCCGGAGGTTCCTGAGACAACATGTCGATGTCGTGCAAAAATTCACCGCGACACCGACTGAGGTCTTTAATCAACGTCGAAGCTAACACTTTGATTTTCGAGCGGGCTGTGTCTCGCCGTAAATTAAAATACTCCGTGAGTACATCCAGCTTTTCCTGGGGAATCGGATTTTCCAGAGATTCCGGGAAGAATCCAAAAGCAACGATAACCATCGTGCGCTCTTTTTCGTATTTTTGCCGCAAGACATCCAATTCGCAATCTGACATGCAGCCGGTGCAGTACATCAATCCCATCAAATCATTAAAAGGAATGGTCTCGCCGGTTTTTTTGTTGCGCAGATCAAATTGAAAAGATTGTGCCACGCCCATCCGCGTCCAGTGTTTTTTCCCTTCCCGGTATCGGTCGCCCAAAATAGGATTCGCCTCGGTGGTAAAAAATGTCCTGAGCTCATCGGTCTGATAGCACTTCTCGTAAACAATAAAGCCGAATTGAATGTTCTTCATTTCCCATTCCTGAGTAGCGCTGGTCATGATTCGTTCTCCGCTTGGTTTTGATTGGAAGCAATTATTTGGAGTAAAAAATAAAAAAGAAATTTGCCAATGCAGCGTTAACTTGAGTAAGTCAGCAGGAGGGCCGAATGTGATGAAAGATTCTCCGGTCAGTTCGAGTTACTGCAATGACAAAACATTTAACGAAAGCGTCAGGTAAAAATGAAAACCAACAGAATAATTGTCATATTCGTTTTCCGTCTTTTAATAGCTCCTTTACATAATAACAAAAAAATTGTATTTTGTCAAGTAAAAATTAGTCACATTTAATATTTTTTGTCGGAACGTTGTGGCGGGTTTCCGGTTGCCCGGTGATTTCCTCAAACGTTACTGTCGTTTTTCTTCGATTGCTGCAATTTTGAAAATTAATTTCATTAATATTTGACAAATGCAAAAAAATTATGTAAGTTAGTGCGGATTGCGTTGTGTCTTTAGTCAGTGATCCGCAAAGGCGATTCACTCTGTCATCTAATTTTTAACCAAACAATAAATGCAAAAGCAAAAAATTTGAAACTCTGTACCATACTCCAGGGTGTCTAATAAATAAAAGAGGACAAAACCAATGGAAACTTTTACCGTCGGGCAATTAGCGCAGCGCGCCGGTGTCAATGTCGAAACGGTTCGCTTCTATGAAAAACGGGGATTGATGCCGAAGCCGAAAAGAACCAAATCCGGCTACAGGCAATACACTGTCAGCGATGTCTCCCGTATTTTGTTCATCAAGCGCGCCAAAGAATTGGGCTTTACGCTCAAGGAAATTGACGAACTGTTTTCGCTGAAGATCGATGCTGAAACGACCTGCGGCGATGTCAAGCACCTGGCACAGCATAAGATTGAAATTGTCGATCAGAAGATTCAGGATTTGCGGAAGATTAAGAAAAAACTAATGGAATTGGTTTTGCTTTGTGAAAAGCAAAATAGTTCGACGGGTGAGTGTCCGATTTTGGAGGCGTTGGATAAGTGATCAATAAAAAGATAGAGTTTTCTTGATTCCAATTTATCCCACGGGCTCAGTTCTGTTCAAAAAGTATTTCACCATGTTTTTTAATATCGCCCAAAAATTCCAGGGGCGAAGCAGTTTCATATTCTTCGATAGAAAAAATAAGAGGTTCAATATCAATATTTATCTTTCTCGGGATTGCACGGGTGATTATTTGCAAATAGTCGATAAGGTTTTCATCATTAATATCCGGGGAAATAATAGCTAAATCAATATCGCTGTGCTCATTTGCTCGACCTTCTGCATAAGAACCATATAATATTACCCGCTCAACACGAATTTGCTTTTGTAGATTTTCAATATATTGAAAAATAATTTCTTTTATGTCAGCAAATTTTTTAACCATCGAAACATCTCTTTTGTTTGGTTTAAATATAATAAAACATCAATCAAATGTCAATTAAATTTTTGTAGATTATTATTTATTGAAAAATAAAGGGTTCCGTCCTTAATAATGAAAAGGCTTAATGCAATGGAACTTTGTCTTACAATTATTTTCGGATTTTCAATTATTCTATTCCGCAAAATTGGAATTTAAGAAATTCAAATAAAACGTGAAACCCTGTACCATAGTCCTGGGCGTCTAAATAAAAGAAGAATAAAATCGAATGAACCCCTAAAGTCCGATAAGCGTCAGATTTTAGAAAACATGGAAAATTATATAATGAAAATCTGAATTTAACGAAAGGAACAGTATCATGAAAAAGCTAACTTCAATTTTTTTAGTATTGCTAATGATATTTTCAGTGCCTTATGCCATTCTGGGGCAGAATGTTTCCGCCAGAGACCATTTATTCGTTCATCTGAAAACCAGTCTGAAACACGATGATGCCCAGATATGCGTCGCGTATAATATTATTTGGGCAGCGCTGCGCTCTAATTTAGCCGTTGATGTTTTAGTCGATGCGGATGGAATTAACACCTTCAAAACCGGTTTTTGGTCCGACAAAGACGCGATTCAGGATTATAAAATTCCTGAAAATTTGAGAAAAAGTATGGCAGAACAATTTTCAATCGGACTGGACGAGGTGCCCAAAACTTACGGAGAGTTTCTGGTTTTGCTGAATAAAGAAGGTGCGCATTTTTACATCAATAAAGCATTTCTCATTGTATCAGGAATTGCTGCTAATCCGGACAGAGATATGGGAAAAATTTCGGCCTATGCTGCTAAAATTTTTAAGCCGGTCACTTTAAAGGAAATGATTCAGTTGAGAAAAAAAGCGATGTTCGATTATACTTTTTAAGATTTGGAGGAAACAATGAGCGATCAAAAAATTATCAAAGCAAAAATAAAGGGTATGCACTGCGATGGCTGTGTGGTCAGCGTGAACAACGTCGTCAAAAAAATCGCGGGAATAGCAGAGTTCAAAATTGATAACTGGAAAGACGGCAACGCAGTGGTGGTGGCTGATGCAGCACTGGACAGTTCAGAAATTGAAACCGCGATTTCAAGCGCTGGTTATGAAACGGAAATAATTGAAGAAAGAATTACATCAAAAGCAGAAAAGGCGAATGGCGGTTTTGACTATGATCTGATCATCATCGGCGGCGGCTCTGCGGCATTTTCCGCGGCGATCAAAGCCAGGGAATTGGGCAAAACCGTGCTCATGGCAAACGAGGGGCTGCCTATCGGCGGCACTTGCGTCAATGTCGGCTGCGTCCCCTCGAAAACATTAATTCGCACGGCAGAGGCTTTTTATCGCACAACGCATTTTGATTTTGCCGGCATCGAAGCACAACCAGCGAAATTGAATTTCAAAAAGGCGATTCAACAGAAACGGGAATTAGTCGCCGAACTGCGTCAGAAAAAATACCTGGATGTGCTCAGCGATGATCCCGATGTCACGATTGTTTCCGGGCGGGCTGCCTTTGTGGATCAACATGCGGTCCGCATCAACAATGAATTGAAATCAGCACAGACGATTCTTATCGCCACCGGCTCTACCACATTCATCCCGAATATTAATGGATTGAGCGAGGTAAATTTTCACACTAATGAGACGCTTTACGAATTGGAAGAATTGCCTGAACATCTGATTATTTTGGGCGGCAGGTACATCGCGTTGGAGAATGCGCAAATGTTTGCCCGATTGGGAGCGAAAGTGACCGTGCTGCAACGCTCGGAGAGAATCCTGCCGAGCGAAAATGCTGATCTCACCGATCAATTGACAGAGTATCTCCGCGAAGAAGGCGTCGCAATCAAAACCAGTGTAAAAATCCAATCAGTTACCCAGCAAGGCGACAAGATCGCGTTGGATATTGTCGCGGGAAAAAAGAGAGAAACTGTTGAAGGCTCGCACCTGTTTGTGGCAACCGGCAGGAAAGGAAATACGGCTGATTTGGGACTGGAAAAAATTGGCATTAAAACTTATGGGAACGGATTTGTGGAAACGAACGAATTTTTGCAAACCAGCCAGCCCAATATCTTCGCCGCTGGCGACATTACGGGCGAACATTTATTTGTTTACACCGCAGCTTACGAAGGCGCTCTGGCAGTGGAAAATGCGTTTTCCGATGATTTGAAAATCAAAGATTACCAGCCTTTGCCCTGGGTCATTTTTACCGATCCCCAGGTTGCTGGCGTTGGGTTGGACGAACAGGGGGCGGAGCAGGCAGGCATCGATTATGACGTCTCAATGCTTCCGCTTTCTCAGGTGCCGCGCGCCCTGGCTGCCCGAAATACTCGGGGATTTATTAAATTACTCCGCAAAAAACAGGACGACACCCTGCTTGGCGCCAGAATTTTAGCATCGGAAGGCTCGGAAATGTTGATGGAAGTGACGCTGGCGATCAAATACAAAATTCCGGTCTCGGAGCTGCGGCAGATGTTTCATCCTTACTTGACGTTGTCGGAAGGGATAAAATTAGCGGCGATTACTTTTGACAGAGATGTGGGGAAATTGTCGTGTTGTGCCGCTTAAGGGAAAAATGTCATTGTATTTAAAATTTGTCATCAATATTTTAAATCTATCTATTTCTGAATTTTTGCCGTCAAGTAACGGAGTTAACGTAAGACTGTTATCGTTTTTTTTAATTTTCGACACAAAAATTTTCAACGGGTCATTCATATCAACTATAAAAGAAGGAAAATATTATGAGGAACAAAACGAATAAGTCTCAAAAATGGGCCGGCGCCGGGATTGTTACAGCAATTGCGGCATCGGCGTGCTGCATTACTCCCGTCCTCGCCATCGTCGCCGGAGTAGGAGGAATCGCATCTTCGCTTTCCTGGCTGGAGCCGCTGCGTCCATTTTTTATTGGGATTACTGTTTTCGTGCTGGGATTTGCCTGGTATCAACAGTTGAAACCTAAAAAGGAAATTGACTGCGATTGCGATGACAATGAAAAACCATCATTCTGGCAATCAAAGAAATTTTTAACCATCGCGACGGTGTTGGCGATTTTGCTGTTAGCTTTTCCGTATTATGCCCCTGTTCTCATTGCCGACAATACCAGCAGCGCTGCTTACGCAACCAGCGAAAATTTCCAACAGGTGGATCTGAACATTGAAGGCATGACCTGCGCTGGCTGTGAGGCCACGATCAATCAGGCGGTTTCTACAGTTCCCGGCGTGGTCAAAGTGACTTCAGATTATAAAACGGGGCAGGCTGTTGTAAAAATTGATAGCTCAAAAGCTTCGCTTGATAGTATTGTTGCGGTGATTAACCGCAGCGGGTACAGAGTCGTTGGCGAGAAAAATATTAAATTGCCAATATTAGACAATAATTAACATGAATACCAATTAGCTGACAATGTCCCTTAATTTTCATTATTATTTGTCTTGACAATCGAATGGAATACTTGAGATTTTAAAATAAATAAAAGAAAAGATATGATTTAATTTGCGCTTCAAAAAAAGCTCCC is part of the Calditrichota bacterium genome and harbors:
- the merA gene encoding mercury(II) reductase, giving the protein MSDQKIIKAKIKGMHCDGCVVSVNNVVKKIAGIAEFKIDNWKDGNAVVVADAALDSSEIETAISSAGYETEIIEERITSKAEKANGGFDYDLIIIGGGSAAFSAAIKARELGKTVLMANEGLPIGGTCVNVGCVPSKTLIRTAEAFYRTTHFDFAGIEAQPAKLNFKKAIQQKRELVAELRQKKYLDVLSDDPDVTIVSGRAAFVDQHAVRINNELKSAQTILIATGSTTFIPNINGLSEVNFHTNETLYELEELPEHLIILGGRYIALENAQMFARLGAKVTVLQRSERILPSENADLTDQLTEYLREEGVAIKTSVKIQSVTQQGDKIALDIVAGKKRETVEGSHLFVATGRKGNTADLGLEKIGIKTYGNGFVETNEFLQTSQPNIFAAGDITGEHLFVYTAAYEGALAVENAFSDDLKIKDYQPLPWVIFTDPQVAGVGLDEQGAEQAGIDYDVSMLPLSQVPRALAARNTRGFIKLLRKKQDDTLLGARILASEGSEMLMEVTLAIKYKIPVSELRQMFHPYLTLSEGIKLAAITFDRDVGKLSCCAA
- a CDS encoding MerR family transcriptional regulator, encoding METFTVGQLAQRAGVNVETVRFYEKRGLMPKPKRTKSGYRQYTVSDVSRILFIKRAKELGFTLKEIDELFSLKIDAETTCGDVKHLAQHKIEIVDQKIQDLRKIKKKLMELVLLCEKQNSSTGECPILEALDK
- a CDS encoding nucleotidyltransferase domain-containing protein; the encoded protein is MVKKFADIKEIIFQYIENLQKQIRVERVILYGSYAEGRANEHSDIDLAIISPDINDENLIDYLQIITRAIPRKINIDIEPLIFSIEEYETASPLEFLGDIKKHGEILFEQN
- a CDS encoding serine kinase, yielding MTINELCNKVDFEKLSQFTDREVKGVFASDMISDVMAGANSGDLWLTVQTHKSIVPAANLVDVAAIVITSGKKPPEDTIELANKHDIAILATDAPTFEIAGQLYSLLK
- a CDS encoding anti-sigma regulatory factor gives rise to the protein MYESCARIYEIQSGKSQAKFKKGKSGDQIEDLSLTENFSINGDDFANAGAVSTEIKAILKKIGLDHQIIRRVAISTYEAEMNVVMHAKHAQVTLRLTPDSIQIVVDDVGKGIADIDLALQEGYTTATDEMRAMGFGSGMGLPNIKRNTDDLQIESEVGKGTRLTLNFVINS
- the merTP gene encoding mercuric transport protein MerTP yields the protein MRNKTNKSQKWAGAGIVTAIAASACCITPVLAIVAGVGGIASSLSWLEPLRPFFIGITVFVLGFAWYQQLKPKKEIDCDCDDNEKPSFWQSKKFLTIATVLAILLLAFPYYAPVLIADNTSSAAYATSENFQQVDLNIEGMTCAGCEATINQAVSTVPGVVKVTSDYKTGQAVVKIDSSKASLDSIVAVINRSGYRVVGEKNIKLPILDNN
- a CDS encoding 4Fe-4S dicluster domain-containing protein: MATYFHAHQIESDRCTGHLKCMHSCPTQAIRIRDGKAQFSQELCVDCGTCLTVCPSNAIMSITDLLEEFDHFKYKVVVPTAVLYSQFDASIHPYIVHLALKQLGFDAVVDMNFSSSVMAYVLKQFLEQYDGPLPLISSHCPALIRLIQVKYPGLVKQILPLDVPREVTAREIRKTFPQKLRLKPSEIGIIYIAPCPAKVVSIKQPAEKSTSWFDGVVSIKDIYRLLYPHVIAIKEEFDAEKDVPENFSFHSGWAQLGSTIRAAKMDNWMAVSGLDHVMRVLDDIENSKLRNVDFLEAMTCMLGCIGGPLVVINPYVARANIIKQAERYEREVEFDKVKVEQKFEQNYYSLEHPILPRPTSFFDSDLVTSIKRIKERDRVYKKLPHIDCGCCGAPTCLAFAEDVVHGEADVTDCIYLTGKLDGSPILPRQQINPE